In the genome of Hydractinia symbiolongicarpus strain clone_291-10 chromosome 5, HSymV2.1, whole genome shotgun sequence, one region contains:
- the LOC130644602 gene encoding serine incorporator 1-like, with amino-acid sequence MWRYFIASVVDIDNAICCFSWPFSILWSHWRLPHIRQSILTRVRFVILLLIITLACLAMLSAKSWMLLNESICSKIGFRLCELLHGPGPVYRILFLMFLYFFMMAIFLVDIQTTKSWRTVFHNHLWTLKSVSLLLLTILFIMIPRTIYTGEVWHFFGLNSAFAFIVLQFVILIDSVHAFNLKIVTWMEQPEHEAYTKCCFLLLWLPTSLFYLISLYGTVIFYKNYSSKSECSTNMFFISFHVYMCAAATFVSIHPIVQEAKPKSGLLQASVASAYSTYILWLALSNQPDEICNPTREYLYPIDPIRNPQIIVSLVITFFILFAFATRIVNAPQYGKYVRDENVTFESIHEEGEARRNMPRLPSIIEDDEIKGVEYSYSFFHVILCLASLYLMMTMTNWYRPEEEENLTVKLIAGWGAIWIKLCSGIFCVFLYIWSLVAPVIFPNTYGDLVFYEMLFSV; translated from the coding sequence ATGTGGCGATATTTCATCGCTTCTGTTGTGGATATTGACAAtgctatttgttgtttttcatgGCCGTTCTCAATACTTTGGAGTCACTGGCGTTTACCCCACATAAGACAATCCATACTTACTAGAGTTCGATTTGTAATCTTACTCTTGATTATTACTCTGGCATGTTTGGCCATGCTTTCTGCAAAGAGTTGGATGTTATTAAACGAATCTATATGTTCGAAAATTGGATTCAGACTTTGTGAATTATTGCATGGCCCTGGCCCAGTTTAtcgcatactttttttaatgtttttatatttttttatgatggCAATATTTCTTGTTGATATACAGACTACAAAGTCATGGAGAACGGTGTTTCATAATCATCTCTGGACGTTAAAGTCGGTTTCCTTGCTTCTTCTGACTATATTGTTTATTATGATCCCACGAACGATATATACTGGCGAGGTCTGGCATTTCTTCGGTTTAAATTCTGCATTTGCGTTTATCGTTTTGCAATTTGTAATCCTAATCGATTCCGTTCATGCGTTTAACTTAAAAATTGTAACTTGGATGGAACAACCTGAACATGAGGCATATACAAAATGTTGCTTTTTGTTACTATGGCTACCGACATCGTTGTTTTATTTAATAAGTTTATACGGAACTgtgatattttataaaaattatagctCAAAATCAGAATGTTCAACCAACATGTTCTTTATAAGCTTTCACGTATACATGTGCGCAGCTGCGACTTTTGTATCGATACATCCGATAGTTCAAGAAGCAAAACCAAAATCCGGTTTACTACAAGCTTCCGTGGCTTCAGCATATAGCACTTATATATTATGGCTAGCATTATCAAATCAACCGGACGAAATATGTAACCCGACACGGGAATATTTATATCCAATAGATCCAATTCGGAACCCTCAAATTATTGTAAGTCTCGTTATAACCTTTTTCATTTTATTCGCATTCGCCACACGAATTGTGAACGCACCTCAATATGGCAAATACGTAAGAGACGAAAATGTAACCTTCGAAAGTATTCATGAGGAAGGCGAGGCTAGAAGAAATATGCCTCGATTACCTTCAATAATAGAAGACGACGAGATAAAAGGTGTAGAATACAGTTACTCTTTTTTTCATGTTATTTTATGTCTTGCCTCGCTTTACCTGATGATGACAATGACTAACTGGTATCGtccagaagaagaagaaaacttGACAGTCAAATTGATTGCCGGATGGGGCGCCATATGGATAAAATTATGCAGTgggattttttgtgtttttttgtacaTTTGGAGTCTTGTGGCACCAGTTATATTTCCAAACACGTATGGAGATTTAGTTTTCTATGAAATGCTGTTTTCAGTTTAA